From a single Leclercia sp. AS011 genomic region:
- a CDS encoding DUF986 family protein: MTVTDIVLVVFIVALLAYAIYDELIMPRRNGKTLLTIPLLRRGRVDAVIFAGLLMILIYNNVMSQGALLTTWLLCALALMAFYLFWMRVPKIIFKASGFFFANVWIEYNRIKEMNLSEDGVLVMQLEQRRLLVRVKNIDDLEKIYKLLVKTQ; the protein is encoded by the coding sequence ATGACGGTCACGGACATCGTACTGGTTGTCTTTATTGTTGCCCTTCTGGCGTATGCCATCTACGACGAATTGATCATGCCCCGCCGCAACGGCAAGACCTTGCTGACGATCCCCCTGCTGCGCCGCGGCCGCGTCGATGCCGTCATCTTTGCCGGCCTGCTGATGATCCTGATTTATAACAACGTGATGAGCCAGGGTGCGTTATTAACCACCTGGCTATTATGTGCCCTGGCATTAATGGCGTTTTATCTGTTCTGGATGCGGGTGCCAAAAATAATCTTCAAAGCCAGTGGATTCTTTTTCGCCAATGTCTGGATAGAATATAACCGTATTAAAGAGATGAATTTATCGGAAGACGGTGTGCTGGTCATGCAATTAGAGCAGCGTCGCCTGCTTGTCCGGGTGAAAAATATTGACGACCTGGAGAAGATATACAAATTACTCGTTAAAACTCAATAA
- a CDS encoding PTS mannose transporter subunit IID, translating to MVDMTKTTPQKKLTPGDIRGVFIRSNLFQGSWNFERMQALGFCFSMVPAIKRLYPENNEARRQAIKRHLEFFNTHPYVAAPVLGVTLAMEEQRANGAEIDDGAINGIKVGLMGPLAGVGDPIFWGTVRPVFAALGAGIAMSGSLLGPLLFFILFNVVRLATRYYGVAYGYRKGVDIVQDMGGGFLQKLTEGASILGLFVMGALVNKWTHVNIPLVVSTITGQDGQTRVTTVQTILDQLMPGLVPLLLTFACMWLLRKKVNALWIIVGFFVIGIVGYAIGLLGL from the coding sequence ATGGTTGATATGACTAAAACTACCCCTCAGAAAAAACTGACTCCAGGGGATATTCGTGGCGTGTTCATCCGTTCAAACCTGTTCCAGGGTTCATGGAACTTCGAACGTATGCAGGCGCTGGGCTTCTGCTTCTCGATGGTACCGGCGATCAAACGCCTGTATCCGGAAAATAACGAAGCGCGTCGTCAGGCGATTAAGCGTCACCTGGAATTCTTTAACACCCATCCTTACGTTGCGGCCCCGGTACTGGGCGTAACCCTGGCGATGGAAGAGCAGCGTGCAAACGGGGCCGAGATCGACGATGGTGCCATCAACGGTATCAAAGTGGGTCTGATGGGGCCGCTGGCAGGCGTCGGTGACCCAATCTTCTGGGGTACCGTGCGTCCGGTCTTCGCGGCGCTGGGTGCGGGTATCGCCATGAGCGGTAGCCTGCTCGGTCCTCTGCTGTTCTTTATTCTGTTCAACGTGGTGCGTCTGGCGACCCGTTACTACGGCGTGGCGTATGGCTATCGTAAAGGCGTGGATATCGTTCAGGATATGGGCGGCGGCTTCCTGCAGAAACTGACTGAGGGGGCGTCAATCCTCGGCCTGTTTGTGATGGGGGCGCTGGTGAACAAGTGGACGCACGTCAACATCCCGCTGGTGGTGTCCACCATCACCGGCCAGGATGGTCAGACGCGCGTCACCACCGTGCAAACCATCCTTGACCAGCTGATGCCAGGCCTGGTGCCGCTGCTGTTAACCTTCGCCTGTATGTGGCTGCTGCGTAAGAAGGTCAATGCGCTGTGGATCATCGTCGGCTTCTTCGTTATCGGTATCGTGGGTTACGCTATCGGTCTGCTGGGTCTGTAA
- a CDS encoding protein YoaL — protein MDRHRRQSHTRPTLASLTGDSRHSLFTPFTVSPDITAAPFCHSFSRSLSWNS, from the coding sequence ATGGACCGTCACCGACGCCAGTCACACACCCGGCCAACTCTGGCCAGCCTTACCGGCGATTCGCGCCACTCACTGTTTACGCCTTTTACCGTTTCGCCCGATATTACCGCGGCGCCGTTTTGCCATTCCTTTAGCAGGAGCTTGTCATGGAATTCTTAA
- the ftsI gene encoding peptidoglycan glycosyltransferase FtsI, with translation MKKKPVNPAANFTPIRFALLCAAILGSLVFLLGRVAWLQIVKPDPLVKQEDMRSLREVAINAPRGMIVDREGRPLAVSVPVQAVWADPKTVLAKGGVGYDDRWQALASALHLSLTNLAARINSNPQGRFIYLARQVDPAQAQWIEKLHLPGISLRDESRRFYPAGHVAANLIGFTNIDGQGIEGIEKSFNAQLTGKPGLRRVREDRYGHVIENITEVPPVPAHNIQLSIDERLQTLTEDALDNAVAWNKAESGAAVLINIQTGEILAMASFPDFNPNNRDGATLNDFRNRAISDTFEPGSTVKPLVLMTALQQGLVQPDSVIDTHPYTLAGHRIRDVGYYPELTLTGILQKSSDTGVSRLSLAMPIQRLLDTYHGFGFGHSTGLGLTGESSGLLPERKFWSQLDRATFAFGYGLMVTPLQLAHVYATIGSYGLERPLSITRIDPPVIGTQVMPASIVQEVEHMMESVALPGGGGVKAAVRDYRVAVKTGTAKKIDDAGNYVDKYVAYTAGVAPASRPVFALAVVINDPQNGAYYGGAVSAPVFSQIMGDVLRIENIKPDGLPADSSHLIVMR, from the coding sequence CAAGCAGGAGGATATGCGTTCGCTGCGCGAGGTAGCGATAAACGCCCCGAGAGGGATGATTGTTGACAGGGAAGGGCGGCCGCTGGCGGTGAGCGTGCCGGTGCAGGCGGTATGGGCCGATCCGAAAACGGTGCTGGCGAAAGGCGGGGTCGGGTATGACGATCGCTGGCAGGCGTTAGCCAGCGCCCTGCATCTGTCCCTCACCAATCTGGCCGCGCGGATTAACAGCAATCCGCAGGGACGTTTTATCTATCTGGCCCGCCAGGTGGATCCCGCTCAGGCCCAGTGGATCGAAAAACTCCATCTGCCGGGTATCAGCCTGCGCGATGAGTCACGGCGTTTCTACCCGGCCGGACACGTGGCGGCCAACCTGATTGGCTTTACCAATATCGACGGCCAGGGTATCGAAGGGATCGAGAAAAGCTTTAACGCGCAGCTCACCGGCAAACCCGGCCTGCGGCGCGTCCGCGAAGACCGTTACGGACATGTGATCGAGAATATTACCGAGGTCCCGCCCGTTCCTGCCCACAACATTCAGCTGAGCATTGACGAGCGGCTGCAGACGCTCACCGAGGATGCGCTGGATAACGCCGTGGCATGGAACAAAGCGGAGTCGGGCGCGGCGGTGCTGATCAACATCCAGACCGGGGAGATCCTGGCGATGGCCAGCTTCCCGGATTTCAACCCGAATAACCGCGACGGCGCTACCCTGAATGATTTCCGTAATCGCGCCATCAGCGACACCTTTGAACCGGGCTCCACCGTCAAGCCGCTGGTGCTGATGACCGCCCTCCAGCAAGGGCTGGTGCAGCCCGACAGCGTAATCGACACCCATCCCTACACCCTGGCCGGACACCGCATCCGCGACGTGGGTTACTATCCGGAGCTGACCCTGACCGGCATTCTGCAAAAATCGAGCGACACCGGGGTGTCCCGCCTCTCGCTGGCGATGCCGATCCAGCGGCTGCTGGATACCTATCACGGCTTCGGCTTTGGCCATTCTACCGGCCTCGGGTTAACCGGGGAGAGCAGCGGTCTGCTGCCTGAGCGTAAATTCTGGAGCCAGCTCGATCGCGCCACTTTTGCCTTTGGTTATGGTCTGATGGTGACTCCGCTCCAGCTGGCTCATGTCTACGCCACCATTGGCAGCTATGGCCTGGAGCGTCCGCTCTCCATCACCCGCATTGATCCGCCGGTCATTGGCACCCAGGTGATGCCCGCCTCTATTGTGCAGGAGGTGGAGCACATGATGGAGAGCGTGGCGCTGCCGGGCGGCGGCGGGGTGAAGGCGGCCGTGCGTGATTACCGGGTAGCGGTGAAAACCGGCACCGCGAAGAAAATCGATGATGCCGGTAACTATGTCGATAAATATGTGGCCTATACCGCCGGCGTTGCGCCCGCCAGCCGTCCGGTATTTGCCCTCGCGGTGGTGATCAACGATCCGCAAAACGGAGCCTATTACGGCGGGGCGGTTTCGGCGCCGGTGTTCAGCCAGATTATGGGTGACGTGCTGCGCATCGAAAACATCAAGCCTGATGGCTTACCGGCGGATTCCAGCCATCTCATCGTAATGCGTTAA
- the yoaE gene encoding CNNM family cation transport protein YoaE: MEFLMDPQIWVGLLTLVVLEIVLGIDNLVFIAILADKLPPKQRDKARLIGLSLALIMRLALLSVISWMVTLTQPLFTAFDFTFSGRDLIMLLGGIFLLFKATTELHERLENRQHDDGHGKGYASFWVVVLQIVVLDAVFSLDAVITAVGMVNHLPVMMAAVVIAMAVMLLASKPLTRFVNQHPTVVVLCLSFLLMIGLSLVAEGFGFHIPKGYLYAAIGFSIIIEMFNQIARRNFIRQQSNQPLRARTADAILRLMGGRREAKAQQDSENHVPVPVPEGAFVEEERYMINGVLSLASRSLRGIMTPRGEISWVDARLSMEEIRQQLLSSPHSLFPVCRGELDEIIGVVRAKEMLVALEEGADVEAIAAASPAIVVPETLDPINLLGVLRRARGSFVIVTNEFGVVQGLVTPLDVLEAIAGEFPDADETPEIVNDGDGWLVKGTTDLHALQHTLGLEHLTNHDDDIATVAGLVIAVNGQIPHTGDVLEVPPLKITIVTANDYRVDLVRIVKEQSDHDEEE; the protein is encoded by the coding sequence ATGGAATTCTTAATGGACCCGCAGATCTGGGTGGGATTGCTTACGCTTGTCGTGCTTGAGATCGTACTCGGCATCGATAACCTGGTGTTTATTGCCATCCTTGCGGATAAATTGCCCCCTAAACAACGGGATAAAGCACGTTTAATCGGTCTGTCACTGGCGCTGATCATGCGTCTTGCGCTGCTGTCGGTCATCTCCTGGATGGTGACGCTGACCCAACCGCTGTTCACCGCATTCGATTTCACCTTCTCAGGGCGTGACCTGATCATGCTGCTGGGGGGGATATTCCTGCTCTTCAAGGCCACAACCGAGCTCCATGAACGGCTGGAAAACCGCCAGCATGACGATGGACACGGTAAAGGCTACGCCAGCTTCTGGGTGGTAGTGCTGCAAATTGTGGTGCTGGATGCCGTCTTTTCCCTCGACGCGGTGATTACCGCCGTCGGTATGGTGAACCATCTGCCGGTGATGATGGCCGCCGTGGTCATTGCGATGGCGGTGATGTTGCTCGCCTCGAAGCCGTTGACACGATTCGTCAATCAGCATCCGACCGTGGTGGTGCTCTGTCTGAGCTTCCTGCTGATGATTGGTCTCAGCCTGGTAGCAGAAGGTTTCGGCTTCCATATTCCGAAAGGCTATCTGTACGCCGCAATTGGTTTCTCGATCATTATAGAGATGTTTAACCAGATTGCCCGCCGCAACTTTATCCGCCAGCAGTCGAACCAGCCGCTGCGTGCCCGTACCGCTGATGCGATTCTGCGTCTGATGGGCGGCCGCCGTGAAGCCAAAGCGCAGCAGGACAGCGAGAACCATGTTCCGGTGCCGGTTCCGGAAGGCGCCTTTGTGGAAGAAGAGCGCTATATGATCAACGGCGTGCTGTCGCTGGCCTCGCGCTCCCTGCGCGGGATCATGACGCCGCGCGGTGAGATAAGCTGGGTAGATGCCCGCCTGAGCATGGAAGAGATCCGCCAGCAGCTGCTCTCCTCTCCGCACAGCCTGTTCCCGGTCTGTCGCGGCGAGCTGGATGAGATCATCGGCGTGGTGCGTGCCAAAGAGATGCTGGTGGCGCTGGAAGAGGGTGCTGACGTTGAAGCCATTGCGGCCGCGTCGCCTGCCATCGTGGTGCCGGAAACGCTTGACCCGATCAACCTGCTTGGCGTGCTGCGCCGTGCCCGGGGTAGCTTTGTCATCGTCACCAACGAGTTTGGTGTGGTGCAGGGCCTGGTCACGCCGCTGGACGTACTGGAAGCCATTGCCGGTGAGTTCCCGGATGCCGATGAAACGCCGGAGATCGTCAACGATGGTGACGGCTGGCTGGTAAAAGGCACCACCGACCTGCATGCGCTGCAGCATACGCTGGGTCTGGAGCATCTGACCAACCACGACGACGATATCGCGACGGTGGCCGGTCTGGTGATTGCCGTTAACGGGCAGATCCCGCATACCGGTGACGTGCTTGAAGTCCCGCCGCTGAAGATAACGATCGTCACCGCCAATGACTACCGCGTGGATCTGGTGCGCATTGTCAAAGAGCAGTCTGACCACGACGAAGAAGAGTAA
- a CDS encoding PTS mannose/fructose/sorbose transporter subunit IIC: protein MEITTLQIVLVFVVACIAGMESVLDEFQFHRPLVACTLIGAVLGDMKTGIIIGGTLEMIALGWMNIGAAVAPDAALASIISTVLVIAGHQNIGAGIALAIPLAAAGQVLTIIVRTITVAFQHAADKAAENGNLTALSWIHVSSLFLQAMRIAIPAVIVAISVGTSEVQSMLNAIPEVVTGGLNIAGGMIVVVGYAMVINMMRAGYLMPFFYLGFVTAAFTNFNLVALGVIGAVMAILYIQLSPKYNRVAGGAQVAGNNDLDNELD, encoded by the coding sequence ATGGAGATTACCACTCTTCAGATTGTGCTGGTGTTCGTCGTCGCTTGTATAGCGGGTATGGAATCCGTACTTGATGAATTTCAGTTTCACCGTCCGCTGGTTGCCTGTACGTTAATCGGCGCCGTTCTCGGGGATATGAAAACCGGTATCATCATCGGTGGTACCCTTGAAATGATCGCCCTCGGCTGGATGAACATCGGTGCTGCGGTTGCACCCGATGCGGCGCTCGCCTCCATTATCTCTACCGTTCTGGTTATTGCGGGTCATCAGAATATCGGTGCCGGTATCGCGCTGGCTATCCCACTGGCCGCGGCAGGCCAGGTGCTGACCATCATCGTGCGTACCATCACCGTGGCCTTCCAGCATGCGGCTGACAAGGCGGCGGAGAATGGCAACCTGACCGCACTCTCCTGGATCCACGTCTCGTCCCTGTTCCTGCAGGCGATGCGTATCGCTATCCCGGCGGTGATCGTGGCGATTTCTGTCGGTACCAGCGAAGTCCAGAGCATGCTGAACGCCATCCCTGAGGTGGTTACCGGTGGTCTGAACATCGCAGGCGGCATGATTGTGGTGGTGGGTTATGCGATGGTCATCAACATGATGCGCGCAGGCTACCTGATGCCGTTCTTCTACCTCGGCTTTGTTACCGCGGCATTTACCAACTTCAACCTGGTCGCCCTGGGTGTGATTGGTGCGGTAATGGCTATCCTCTACATCCAGCTGAGCCCGAAATATAATCGCGTAGCCGGTGGTGCACAGGTTGCTGGTAATAACGATCTCGATAACGAACTGGACTAG
- the manX gene encoding PTS mannose transporter subunit IIAB: MTIAIVIGTHGWAAEQLLKTAEMLLGEQENVGWIDFVPGENAETLIEKYTAQLSRLDTSSGVLFLVDTWGGSPFNAASRIVVDKDRYEVVAGVNIPMLVETLMARDDNPSFDELVALAVETGREGVKALKAKPVEVAKPAPVAAAAKPAAPLKPMGPNDYMQIGLARIDDRLIHGQVATRWTKETNVQRIIVVSDEVAADTVRKTLLTQVAPPGVTAHVVDVAKMIRVYNNPKYAGERIMLLFTNPTDVERVVEGGVNITSVNIGGMAFRQGKTQVNNAISVDEKDIEAFKKLNARGIELEARKVSTDPKLKMMDLIGKVGK, translated from the coding sequence GTGACTATTGCTATTGTTATAGGCACACATGGTTGGGCTGCAGAGCAGTTACTTAAAACCGCAGAAATGCTTTTAGGCGAACAGGAAAACGTCGGCTGGATCGATTTCGTTCCCGGTGAAAACGCCGAGACACTGATAGAGAAATACACGGCTCAACTGTCCAGACTGGATACCAGCAGCGGCGTATTGTTCCTTGTTGACACATGGGGTGGCAGCCCGTTTAACGCCGCCAGCCGCATTGTGGTCGATAAAGATCGGTATGAAGTGGTCGCCGGGGTCAATATTCCGATGCTGGTCGAGACCCTGATGGCACGCGACGACAACCCGAGCTTTGACGAGCTGGTGGCGCTGGCGGTCGAAACCGGGCGTGAAGGTGTGAAAGCGCTGAAAGCGAAACCGGTTGAAGTGGCAAAACCCGCCCCGGTTGCTGCGGCTGCGAAACCCGCCGCCCCGCTTAAGCCGATGGGCCCGAACGATTACATGCAGATTGGCCTTGCGCGTATCGATGACCGTCTGATCCATGGTCAGGTCGCGACACGCTGGACCAAAGAGACCAACGTCCAGCGCATCATTGTGGTCAGCGATGAAGTGGCTGCCGACACGGTCCGTAAAACCCTTCTTACTCAGGTCGCCCCTCCGGGCGTCACCGCCCACGTGGTGGACGTCGCCAAAATGATCCGCGTGTATAACAACCCGAAATATGCCGGCGAACGCATCATGCTGCTGTTTACCAATCCGACCGACGTGGAACGCGTTGTCGAAGGCGGCGTGAACATCACGTCCGTCAATATTGGGGGCATGGCGTTCCGCCAGGGGAAAACTCAGGTGAACAACGCGATTTCAGTCGATGAGAAGGATATCGAAGCCTTTAAAAAGCTGAATGCACGCGGCATTGAACTGGAAGCCCGTAAGGTTTCCACCGACCCGAAACTGAAAATGATGGATTTGATCGGCAAAGTCGGGAAATAA
- the rlmA gene encoding 23S rRNA (guanine(745)-N(1))-methyltransferase, with the protein MTFCCPLCHAPLTHTDKSYACPQGHRYDMAKEGYVNLLPVQHKRSRDPGDSAEMMQARRAFLDAGHYQPLRDAVAGKLAALLPDGATSILDIGCGEGYYTAAFADTAREKGAATFGLDVSKSAIRAAAKRYSQVTFCVASSHRLPFDESSMDAVIRIYAPCKGEELARVVKEGGWVITVTPGPRHLMELKGLIYSEVLLHAPHSEQLAGFALREEQSLAYNMSLSGAEAVALLQMTPFAWRAKPEVWETLAKQELFSCQTDFSLHCWQRVG; encoded by the coding sequence ATGACATTCTGCTGTCCTCTTTGCCACGCGCCCCTGACGCACACGGATAAAAGTTACGCCTGCCCGCAGGGGCATCGCTACGATATGGCGAAAGAGGGCTATGTCAATCTGCTCCCGGTGCAGCATAAGCGTTCCCGCGATCCGGGCGACAGCGCGGAGATGATGCAGGCCCGCAGAGCCTTTCTCGATGCTGGCCATTATCAGCCCCTGCGCGACGCGGTTGCCGGTAAGCTGGCGGCCTTACTCCCTGACGGGGCGACGTCGATCCTCGATATCGGCTGCGGGGAAGGGTATTACACCGCCGCCTTTGCAGACACCGCACGGGAAAAGGGGGCCGCGACCTTTGGTCTGGATGTCTCTAAATCTGCCATCCGTGCTGCAGCCAAACGCTATTCGCAGGTGACCTTTTGCGTGGCATCCAGCCACCGTCTGCCGTTCGATGAAAGCAGCATGGATGCGGTGATCCGCATTTACGCGCCGTGCAAAGGGGAAGAGCTGGCCCGGGTGGTGAAAGAGGGCGGCTGGGTGATCACCGTCACGCCAGGTCCGCGTCACCTGATGGAGCTGAAGGGGCTGATTTACAGCGAGGTCCTGCTGCATGCGCCGCACTCGGAGCAGCTGGCAGGCTTTGCGCTCCGGGAGGAGCAATCGCTGGCGTATAACATGTCGTTGAGCGGAGCAGAGGCTGTGGCGCTGTTGCAGATGACACCGTTTGCGTGGCGGGCAAAACCGGAGGTGTGGGAGACGCTGGCGAAACAGGAACTTTTCAGCTGCCAGACCGATTTTAGCCTCCACTGCTGGCAGCGCGTCGGTTAA
- a CDS encoding EAL domain-containing protein has translation MQTAHRMITNYRRKRIIVCLALSLSTLVCTLIIGFISQRNLNQQSTAAFVSHAVETLDKILEPLETGRDVVQSLIGLPCVEVNFLLRKQAASLQTVRSIGLIKDGILYCSSMFGNRDIPISQFQPQLPTPEPLLLLTTDQALLKGSPVLIQWYPVPGEGDDGVMEIVNIDLIARLLLEPQQPIINDVNLSVGGKHLNHDRQLTDALVFDRDEAVYQQASSNFPFTITVNGPGPAALALRELPSQLPLAVIFTMLVGYIAWLATASRMSFTHEINYGLAAGEFELFCQPLIDAKRQDCVGVEILLRWNNPRQGWIAPDIFIPLAEEHNLIVPLTRYVLIETVSHLAMFPTASGFHIGINVAAKHFRDGMLLHDLNHVWFSAEPAQQLVIELTERDTLLEMDYNIVEALHQKGVKLAIDDFGTGNSSLSWLEKLNPEVLKIDKSFTAAIGTDAVNSTVTDIIIALAQRLNIELVAEGVETCDQARHLRLHGVEILQGFLYARPMPLRDFPRWLAESSPPPPPHNGNMMPSLP, from the coding sequence ATGCAAACAGCTCACAGGATGATTACCAATTATCGCCGCAAACGGATTATCGTCTGCCTGGCGCTGTCACTTTCTACCCTCGTTTGCACGCTTATTATTGGCTTTATTTCACAGCGAAATTTAAATCAGCAGTCCACCGCCGCCTTCGTGTCGCACGCTGTCGAGACGCTGGATAAAATCCTGGAGCCGCTGGAGACCGGGCGCGACGTGGTTCAGTCGCTGATCGGCCTGCCCTGCGTGGAGGTCAATTTTTTACTGCGTAAACAGGCCGCCTCCCTGCAAACCGTGCGATCCATTGGCCTGATTAAGGACGGTATTCTCTACTGCTCCAGCATGTTCGGTAATCGCGATATCCCCATCAGCCAGTTCCAGCCTCAACTCCCTACCCCTGAGCCGTTACTGCTCCTGACCACTGACCAGGCGCTGCTGAAAGGTAGTCCGGTGCTTATCCAGTGGTATCCGGTGCCCGGCGAGGGTGACGATGGGGTGATGGAGATTGTGAATATCGATCTCATTGCCAGGCTGCTGCTTGAGCCCCAACAGCCAATCATCAACGACGTTAACCTCAGCGTGGGCGGCAAACATCTGAACCATGACCGCCAGCTAACGGATGCGCTGGTGTTTGACCGCGACGAAGCGGTGTATCAGCAGGCTTCCAGTAATTTCCCGTTCACCATTACCGTTAATGGTCCCGGCCCGGCGGCGCTGGCACTGAGAGAGCTGCCCTCCCAGCTGCCGCTGGCGGTGATATTTACCATGCTGGTGGGTTATATCGCCTGGCTTGCCACCGCCAGCCGCATGAGTTTCACCCACGAGATTAATTACGGGCTTGCTGCCGGTGAGTTCGAGCTGTTCTGCCAGCCGCTGATCGATGCCAAAAGGCAGGACTGCGTGGGGGTGGAAATTCTTCTGCGCTGGAATAACCCGCGTCAGGGGTGGATCGCGCCGGATATTTTTATCCCGCTGGCGGAGGAGCACAACCTGATAGTTCCCCTGACCCGCTACGTGCTGATCGAAACCGTCAGCCATCTGGCGATGTTTCCCACCGCATCGGGGTTCCATATTGGTATCAACGTGGCGGCCAAACATTTTCGCGACGGGATGCTTCTCCATGACCTGAACCACGTCTGGTTCAGCGCCGAGCCCGCACAGCAGCTGGTGATTGAACTCACCGAGCGCGATACCCTGCTGGAGATGGATTACAACATTGTGGAGGCCCTGCATCAGAAGGGGGTCAAGCTGGCGATCGATGATTTCGGCACCGGCAACAGCTCGCTGTCGTGGCTGGAGAAACTCAATCCGGAAGTGTTGAAAATTGATAAATCCTTCACCGCCGCGATTGGCACCGATGCCGTTAACTCGACGGTGACGGATATTATTATTGCTCTGGCTCAGCGCCTGAACATCGAGCTGGTGGCCGAAGGGGTGGAAACCTGCGATCAGGCGAGGCATCTGCGCCTGCATGGCGTCGAAATTCTGCAGGGGTTCCTGTATGCGCGGCCGATGCCGCTGCGGGATTTCCCGCGGTGGCTGGCGGAGAGTTCACCTCCGCCACCCCCTCACAACGGGAACATGATGCCGTCGTTACCCTGA
- the mntP gene encoding manganese efflux pump MntP: MNLSATLLLAFGMSMDAFAASMGKGATLHKPKFSEALRTGLIFGAIETLTPLIGWGLGMLASQFVLEWNHWIAFILLTFLGGRMVIEGIRNDVDEDQPVHRHGFWLLVTTAIATSLDAMAVGVGLAFLQVNIIATALAIGCATLIMSTLGMMIGRFIGPLLGKRAEILGGLVLIGIGAQIMWSHFAG; this comes from the coding sequence ATGAACCTCTCTGCAACACTTCTTCTGGCCTTTGGTATGTCGATGGATGCATTTGCTGCTTCCATGGGTAAAGGCGCCACGCTGCATAAACCTAAGTTCTCTGAAGCCCTGCGTACCGGTCTTATCTTTGGTGCTATCGAAACCCTGACGCCGCTGATCGGCTGGGGTCTGGGGATGCTTGCCAGCCAGTTCGTGCTGGAGTGGAACCACTGGATCGCCTTTATCCTGCTGACCTTCCTCGGCGGCCGTATGGTTATCGAAGGCATTCGTAATGATGTCGATGAGGACCAGCCCGTCCACCGTCACGGCTTCTGGCTGCTGGTCACTACCGCCATCGCCACCAGTCTTGATGCGATGGCCGTTGGCGTAGGGCTGGCATTCCTGCAGGTAAACATCATTGCCACCGCGCTGGCGATTGGCTGCGCGACCTTAATCATGTCCACCCTCGGGATGATGATTGGCCGGTTTATCGGCCCGCTGTTAGGCAAACGCGCCGAGATCCTCGGCGGCCTGGTGTTAATCGGTATCGGCGCGCAAATTATGTGGAGCCACTTCGCCGGTTAA